In Portunus trituberculatus isolate SZX2019 chromosome 24, ASM1759143v1, whole genome shotgun sequence, a single genomic region encodes these proteins:
- the LOC123508154 gene encoding SH2B adapter protein 1-like isoform X1 produces MATASDAESEPRRSHHSNDWEEFCDKQARMAAVKFVRSWKVFIALQSQFRDIDHKDLAQKFAEIFPVHLEHALRNPPNGVKVRNGVGGGGGGVSTRSASADDILEAAESDEGGESPSPKVTHRPFFRRLSFKGLKKGKIFHKQHSDEVELSPHHEKQAKGERPKARVMKVAVECVREGPAHLLAGDTQEGRPHWLKCRMALVKVAAGHMLEFYAPPKSMKPRTGVFCISINEARETTDLEMPDHRNTFVIKADSGSEWVVEAQDQEDMKTWLTTIVAHCCSNDKEQSKNYELRPQMYSVKNESSQSLTGGGEVSERQEHPPDLPPRVPGTTSPSSQQASSLIVARQNNFSRSQNGLGDYSNEDAVNLRVPPEVDFYSTLRDYPWFHGTLSRCDAASAVLQEAVAGHGVFLVRQSETRKGEYVLTFNYQGRAKHLRMTINPDGACRVQHLSFATIFDLLEYFRDNHIPLESGGTSDVTLSEFVIAADYTAQSSQGGTERRPLNLPDTREVTTHGGSVRMTTSALERLQYEQSNSGGSAGRAVENTYTFT; encoded by the exons ATGGCCACTGCATCTGACGCGGAGTCGGAGCCCCGCAGGAGCCACCACAGTAATGACTGGGAGGAGTTTTGTGACAAGCAGGCAAGAATGGCCGCCGTCAAATTTGTGAGATCATGGAAAGTGTTTATCGCCCTGCAGTCTCAGTTTAGGGATATAGATCACAAAGACTTGGCGCAGAAATTCGCTGAGATTTTCCCTGTTCACTTGGAGCATGCCCTTCGGAATCCCCCCAATGGCGTCAAGGTGCGGAATGGAGTGGGAGGGGGCGGCGGGGGCGTCAGCACCAGGTCGGCGTCAGCTGATGACATCCTAGAGGCAGCTGAGAGTGATGAGGGGGGCGAGTCTCCCTCTCCCAAGGTTACCCACAGGCCCTTCTTCCGTCGTCTGTCTTTCAAGGGACTGAAGAAAGGCAAAATTTTCCACAAGCAGCACTCAGACGAAGTGGAACTCTCGCCTCATCACGAGAAGCAGGCCAAGGGCGAGAGGCCCAAGGCACGTGTGATGAAGGTGGCAGTGGAGTGCGTGAGGGAGGGCCCGGCACACCTTCTCGCTGGAGACACTCAGGAGGGGCGGCCACACTGGCTTAAGTGTCGCATGGCCCTCGTCAAGGTGGCTGCTGGGCACATGCTAGAGTTCTATGCGCCGCCAAAA AGTATGAAACCTCGCACAGGGGTGTTTTGCATATCAATAAATGAAGCTCGTGAAACTACAGACTTGGAGATGCCAGACCACAGAAACACATTTGTTATCAAG GCAGACAGTGGCAGTGAGTGGGTGGTGGAGGCCCAAGATCAGGAAGATATGAAGACTTGGCTCACCACCATTGTTGCCCACTGCTGCTCCAATGACAAAGAACA GTCCAAAAATTATGAGCTGCGACCACAAATGTACAGTGTAAAGAATGAATCATCTCAGTCATTAactggtggtggggaggtgtcAGAGCGACAGGAGCACCCTCCCGACCTTCCTCCCAGAGTCCCTGGCACTACCTCTCCCAGTTCTCAGCAG GCTTCTTCTCTCATAGTGGCCAGACAGAACAATTTCTCCCGGTCTCAGAATGGACTTGGAGACTATTCCAATGAAGATGCAG TCAACCTCCGTGTGCCTCCAGAGGTGGACTTTTATTCCACCCTTCGAGACTACCCTTGGTTCCATGGAACACTCTCACGGTGTGATGCAGCCTCAGCTGTTCTACAGGAAGCAGTGGCTGGCCATGGGGTCTTCCTGGTCAGGCAGAGTGAAACAAGGAAGGGGGAATATGTACTTACCTTTAATTATCAAGGAAGAGCAAAG CATCTCAGAATGACTATCAACCCAGATGGAGCTTGTAGGGTCCAACACTTATCGTTTGCTACAATATTTGACCTCTTAGAATACTTTCGTGACAACCACATCCCATTGGAGTCTGGAGGGACATCTGATGTCACCCTGTCCGAATTTGTTATAGCCGCTGATTATACAGCACAGTCTAGCCAGGGTGGAACTGAACGCAGACCTCTGAACCTTCCCGACACCCGAGAG GTCACCACTCATGGGGGGTCAGTGCGCATGACCACCTCTGCACTAGAGAGACTCCAGTATGAACAAAGCAACTCAGGTGGGTCTGCTGGGAGGGCTGTGGAGAATACTTACACTTTTACCTGA
- the LOC123508154 gene encoding SH2B adapter protein 1-like isoform X2, with amino-acid sequence MATASDAESEPRRSHHSNDWEEFCDKQARMAAVKFVRSWKVFIALQSQFRDIDHKDLAQKFAEIFPVHLEHALRNPPNGVKVRNGVGGGGGGVSTRSASADDILEAAESDEGGESPSPKVTHRPFFRRLSFKGLKKGKIFHKQHSDEVELSPHHEKQAKGERPKARVMKVAVECVREGPAHLLAGDTQEGRPHWLKCRMALVKVAAGHMLEFYAPPKSMKPRTGVFCISINEARETTDLEMPDHRNTFVIKADSGSEWVVEAQDQEDMKTWLTTIVAHCCSNDKEQSKNYELRPQMYSVKNESSQSLTGGGEVSERQEHPPDLPPRVPGTTSPSSQQASSLIVARQNNFSRSQNGLGDYSNEDAEVDFYSTLRDYPWFHGTLSRCDAASAVLQEAVAGHGVFLVRQSETRKGEYVLTFNYQGRAKHLRMTINPDGACRVQHLSFATIFDLLEYFRDNHIPLESGGTSDVTLSEFVIAADYTAQSSQGGTERRPLNLPDTREVTTHGGSVRMTTSALERLQYEQSNSGGSAGRAVENTYTFT; translated from the exons ATGGCCACTGCATCTGACGCGGAGTCGGAGCCCCGCAGGAGCCACCACAGTAATGACTGGGAGGAGTTTTGTGACAAGCAGGCAAGAATGGCCGCCGTCAAATTTGTGAGATCATGGAAAGTGTTTATCGCCCTGCAGTCTCAGTTTAGGGATATAGATCACAAAGACTTGGCGCAGAAATTCGCTGAGATTTTCCCTGTTCACTTGGAGCATGCCCTTCGGAATCCCCCCAATGGCGTCAAGGTGCGGAATGGAGTGGGAGGGGGCGGCGGGGGCGTCAGCACCAGGTCGGCGTCAGCTGATGACATCCTAGAGGCAGCTGAGAGTGATGAGGGGGGCGAGTCTCCCTCTCCCAAGGTTACCCACAGGCCCTTCTTCCGTCGTCTGTCTTTCAAGGGACTGAAGAAAGGCAAAATTTTCCACAAGCAGCACTCAGACGAAGTGGAACTCTCGCCTCATCACGAGAAGCAGGCCAAGGGCGAGAGGCCCAAGGCACGTGTGATGAAGGTGGCAGTGGAGTGCGTGAGGGAGGGCCCGGCACACCTTCTCGCTGGAGACACTCAGGAGGGGCGGCCACACTGGCTTAAGTGTCGCATGGCCCTCGTCAAGGTGGCTGCTGGGCACATGCTAGAGTTCTATGCGCCGCCAAAA AGTATGAAACCTCGCACAGGGGTGTTTTGCATATCAATAAATGAAGCTCGTGAAACTACAGACTTGGAGATGCCAGACCACAGAAACACATTTGTTATCAAG GCAGACAGTGGCAGTGAGTGGGTGGTGGAGGCCCAAGATCAGGAAGATATGAAGACTTGGCTCACCACCATTGTTGCCCACTGCTGCTCCAATGACAAAGAACA GTCCAAAAATTATGAGCTGCGACCACAAATGTACAGTGTAAAGAATGAATCATCTCAGTCATTAactggtggtggggaggtgtcAGAGCGACAGGAGCACCCTCCCGACCTTCCTCCCAGAGTCCCTGGCACTACCTCTCCCAGTTCTCAGCAG GCTTCTTCTCTCATAGTGGCCAGACAGAACAATTTCTCCCGGTCTCAGAATGGACTTGGAGACTATTCCAATGAAGATGCAG AGGTGGACTTTTATTCCACCCTTCGAGACTACCCTTGGTTCCATGGAACACTCTCACGGTGTGATGCAGCCTCAGCTGTTCTACAGGAAGCAGTGGCTGGCCATGGGGTCTTCCTGGTCAGGCAGAGTGAAACAAGGAAGGGGGAATATGTACTTACCTTTAATTATCAAGGAAGAGCAAAG CATCTCAGAATGACTATCAACCCAGATGGAGCTTGTAGGGTCCAACACTTATCGTTTGCTACAATATTTGACCTCTTAGAATACTTTCGTGACAACCACATCCCATTGGAGTCTGGAGGGACATCTGATGTCACCCTGTCCGAATTTGTTATAGCCGCTGATTATACAGCACAGTCTAGCCAGGGTGGAACTGAACGCAGACCTCTGAACCTTCCCGACACCCGAGAG GTCACCACTCATGGGGGGTCAGTGCGCATGACCACCTCTGCACTAGAGAGACTCCAGTATGAACAAAGCAACTCAGGTGGGTCTGCTGGGAGGGCTGTGGAGAATACTTACACTTTTACCTGA